A DNA window from Rhodococcus sp. Z13 contains the following coding sequences:
- a CDS encoding DUF501 domain-containing protein yields MTDHVTQEDLDAVAAQLGRTPRGVLAIAYRCPDGAPGVVKTAPKLPDGTPFPTLYYLTDPRLTAEASRQESAGVMKEMTERLAHDEELAAAYRRAHESYLAERNAIESLGTDFTGGGMPERVKCLHVLIAHSLAKGPGVNPLGDESVALAADAGLRGTAIPADWPTYAELRGEAQ; encoded by the coding sequence GTGACCGATCACGTCACGCAAGAAGACCTCGACGCCGTCGCCGCCCAGCTCGGGCGCACCCCCCGCGGTGTCCTCGCGATCGCCTACCGCTGCCCGGACGGCGCACCCGGAGTGGTCAAGACCGCACCGAAGCTGCCCGACGGCACGCCTTTCCCCACGCTGTACTACCTCACCGATCCGCGGCTGACCGCGGAGGCGAGCCGGCAGGAATCCGCCGGGGTGATGAAGGAGATGACCGAGCGGCTCGCCCACGACGAGGAGCTCGCCGCCGCTTACCGGCGCGCCCACGAGTCGTACCTCGCCGAACGGAACGCCATCGAATCCCTCGGCACCGACTTCACCGGGGGCGGCATGCCCGAACGCGTCAAGTGCCTGCACGTGCTGATCGCGCACTCGCTCGCCAAGGGACCGGGCGTCAACCCGCTCGGTGACGAGTCCGTCGCCCTGGCCGCCGACGCCGGTCTGCGCGGCACGGCGATCCCCGCCGACTGGCCCACCTACGCCGAACTGCGCGGAGAAGCGCAGTGA
- the eno gene encoding phosphopyruvate hydratase: MAIIEQVGAREILDSRGNPTVEVEVLLEDGSFARAAVPSGASTGEHEAVELRDGGDRYLGKGVEKAVEAVLSEIAPAIIGLDATEQRTVDQALLDADGTPDKGRLGANALLGASLAVAKAGAESSGLELFRYVGGPNAHILPVPMMNILNGGAHADTGVDVQEFMVAPIGAPTFKESLRWGAEVYHSLKSVLKSKGLATGLGDEGGFAPDVAGTKEALDLISEAIGKTGLKLGSDVALALDVAATEFYTEGTGYAFEGKNRTADELADFYEELLAAYPLVSVEDPLSEDDWEGWVALTERLGSKLQLVGDDLFVTNPERLEDGIVRGAANALLVKVNQIGTLTETLDAVDLAHRNGYKTMMSHRSGETEDTTIADLAVAVGSGQIKTGAPARSERVAKYNQLLRIEESLGDAARYAGELAFPRFSAEG; the protein is encoded by the coding sequence GTGGCCATCATTGAGCAGGTAGGAGCCCGCGAAATCCTCGACTCCCGTGGCAACCCCACGGTCGAGGTCGAGGTGCTGCTCGAGGACGGAAGCTTCGCCCGCGCTGCAGTGCCGTCGGGTGCTTCCACCGGCGAGCACGAGGCTGTCGAGCTGCGTGACGGCGGCGACCGCTACCTCGGCAAGGGCGTCGAGAAGGCCGTCGAGGCCGTTCTCTCGGAGATCGCCCCGGCCATCATCGGTCTCGACGCCACCGAGCAGCGCACCGTCGACCAGGCCCTTCTCGACGCCGACGGCACCCCCGACAAGGGCCGCCTGGGCGCGAACGCCCTGCTCGGCGCGTCGCTGGCCGTCGCCAAGGCCGGTGCCGAGTCGTCCGGACTCGAGCTCTTCCGCTACGTCGGCGGCCCGAACGCCCACATCCTCCCGGTCCCGATGATGAACATCCTCAACGGTGGCGCCCACGCCGATACGGGCGTCGACGTCCAGGAGTTCATGGTCGCCCCGATCGGCGCCCCGACCTTCAAGGAATCCCTCCGCTGGGGTGCCGAGGTCTACCACTCCCTCAAGTCCGTGCTCAAGAGCAAGGGCCTGGCCACCGGCCTCGGCGACGAGGGCGGCTTCGCTCCCGACGTCGCGGGCACCAAGGAGGCCCTCGACCTCATCAGCGAGGCCATCGGCAAGACCGGCCTGAAGCTGGGCAGCGATGTCGCGCTCGCTCTCGACGTCGCCGCCACCGAGTTCTACACGGAGGGCACCGGCTACGCCTTCGAGGGCAAGAACCGCACGGCCGACGAGCTCGCCGACTTCTACGAGGAGTTGCTCGCTGCCTACCCGCTGGTCTCCGTCGAGGACCCGCTGAGCGAGGACGACTGGGAGGGCTGGGTCGCCCTGACCGAGCGTCTCGGTAGCAAGCTGCAGCTCGTCGGCGACGACCTGTTCGTCACCAACCCCGAGCGTCTCGAGGACGGCATCGTCCGCGGCGCCGCCAACGCGCTGCTGGTGAAGGTCAACCAGATCGGCACCCTGACCGAGACCCTCGACGCCGTCGACCTCGCGCACCGCAACGGCTACAAGACGATGATGAGCCACCGGTCCGGTGAGACCGAGGACACCACCATCGCCGACCTCGCCGTCGCCGTCGGCAGCGGCCAGATCAAGACCGGCGCCCCGGCCCGCTCCGAGCGCGTCGCGAAGTACAACCAGCTGCTGCGTATCGAGGAGTCGCTCGGTGACGCCGCTCGCTACGCGGGCGAGCTCGCCTTCCCGCGGTTCTCCGCCGAGGGCTGA
- a CDS encoding FtsB family cell division protein has protein sequence MSQRGRSRPGARRTRTDGAAVARRPGRARPTGSTAPADHTTDNAGARPARREDPVHSSRGRPGSSGRARPRRVGAPREPRRTRTERTFLGLSTGRAVVLALVVCGLALTLAVPLRTYVGQRSEAEQLAAEREQLEQEIAALEDQKAKMEDPAWVRTQARERLRFVMPGDIPYQVQLPGDGPPQRERREPERPTTGTWYSDLWLSVAEPAPEPEPEPVPQQMPVAPPEPGVVPG, from the coding sequence ATGAGTCAGCGCGGTAGATCCCGTCCCGGCGCCCGCCGTACCCGCACCGACGGTGCGGCCGTTGCCCGGCGCCCGGGTCGGGCCCGTCCCACGGGATCTACCGCCCCTGCCGACCACACCACCGACAACGCGGGCGCTCGGCCCGCACGTCGCGAGGACCCCGTCCACTCGTCGCGGGGCCGGCCCGGCAGCTCGGGCCGTGCCCGGCCGCGGCGGGTCGGCGCGCCCCGCGAGCCCCGCCGGACCCGCACCGAACGCACCTTCCTCGGCCTGTCCACCGGCCGTGCCGTGGTGCTCGCCCTCGTCGTGTGCGGCCTCGCCCTGACCCTCGCGGTGCCGCTGCGCACCTACGTCGGTCAGCGCTCGGAGGCCGAACAGCTCGCCGCGGAACGCGAGCAGCTCGAACAGGAGATCGCGGCCCTCGAGGACCAGAAGGCCAAGATGGAGGACCCGGCCTGGGTCCGCACCCAGGCCCGCGAGCGGCTGCGGTTCGTGATGCCCGGCGACATCCCCTATCAGGTGCAGTTGCCCGGCGACGGGCCGCCTCAACGCGAGAGGCGCGAACCGGAACGGCCGACCACCGGTACCTGGTACAGCGACCTGTGGCTGTCGGTGGCCGAACCGGCGCCCGAACCCGAGCCCGAACCGGTGCCCCAGCAGATGCCGGTGGCACCCCCAGAACCAGGAGTTGTTCCCGGGTGA